The DNA sequence TAATCGGCGGAGTTGGATCAGTAGAATTTTGCGAAATCCAGTCACTATTCCATGTGGTTTGAAGGTCAGGGTAGAAACCTGTATGCGTTGGGTCCACTTTGGCTTGGTTAACTTCCTTTCAAATCAACAAAAATCTTGCGTTGGGAGTAGCCCTGACTTAGCGTTTGCAACTCAATTTTCCTCGGATCAAGTCCCCCATAGCTTGCTCATAAGTTCAGATGCCATCGCCTCCATCCCCTTCTCAATTGGAACTTACCCGGCTTCCCCAACATGTTGGCATTATCATGGATGGCAACGGGCGTTGGGCCCAGCAGCGATTGATTCCTAGATTCCAAGGACATCGCAATGCAGTTCGTGCAGTGCGGGCCGTTGTTGAAACAGCAGCGGAACTTGGATTGCAGGTCCTCACTCTCTATGCCTTCTCCACAGAAAATTGGGTTCGCCCTCGCCAAGAGATCAATGTACTAATGGAGTTGCTTCACGAATATTTGCAGAAGGAACTCGGAACGATGCTAGAAAATAATGTAAGTATGCGGATCTCAGGGGATACCTCACGCCTTCCAGAATTTCTTCACAAACCACTAGAAAACGCTTTGAATTTGACTGAGAGCAATACTGGCCTAACGCTGAATCTTGCTCTCAACTACGGTGGACGAGCGGAACTAGTCAGAGCGATGCAGCAAATGGCCCGAAAAATTGAAGGTGGAGAACTTCACGCTGGAGAAATTAATGAGGAGGCCATCAACAAGCATTTATACACTTCTGGTCTGCCCAATCCGGATCTGATCATTCGCACAAGTGGAGAACAAAGGCTATCAAATTTTCTCATCTGGCAGGCAGCCTACGCAGAGTTTTACTATACTGAAGTTCTCTGGCCTGATTTTACGAAAGAAGATTTTCACAAAGCCTTGCAAGCCTACC is a window from the SAR324 cluster bacterium genome containing:
- a CDS encoding isoprenyl transferase, with the protein product MPSPPSPSQLELTRLPQHVGIIMDGNGRWAQQRLIPRFQGHRNAVRAVRAVVETAAELGLQVLTLYAFSTENWVRPRQEINVLMELLHEYLQKELGTMLENNVSMRISGDTSRLPEFLHKPLENALNLTESNTGLTLNLALNYGGRAELVRAMQQMARKIEGGELHAGEINEEAINKHLYTSGLPNPDLIIRTSGEQRLSNFLIWQAAYAEFYYTEVLWPDFTKEDFHKALQAYQQRQRRMGDITPVSA